A window of Hordeum vulgare subsp. vulgare chromosome 5H, MorexV3_pseudomolecules_assembly, whole genome shotgun sequence genomic DNA:
TTAGGATGGCATGATCAATATAAGGCAGCGCTATAATCAATCATGCCATACAAGTTGCACACTGGAATTATTAATTCCCATGTGAAATTCATATTGCTGTATATAAGAATTATGAAATTTATGACCAAAGGTGCAATTATATGTTTATGTTTCAGAAGGTGCAGATAAAACGTACCTTTGCGAGATTGCCTCTCTTTGTTGCTAACATCTGGTTTTCGTATTTTTTGCAAAGCTGTCTTTGATATTTTATCCTTGCACTCAGAAGAACTTTCTATCGCATAAACCTTCTTAATCTTCACTGGGGAAGCACAAGTTTCTTTCCTGACTGCCCTCATTGTAGAACGAGACAGCTTCAGTGGACTCAATGTAACCTTCTCTTCTCCCTTGTTTTGCCTAAGTTGAGCATTCCTGACAACATTATTCAGCGTAATCTTTCTTTCATTCTGCTTCCCTGAAGGAGGTGATGGAGATGGAGCATGTTTATTTGTAGCCGGTTTGGCAGACGAATCCATCACGCTAGCTGGTGATGGCGCTTTGACTTTCTTCACTCTTGGAAGAGTAGATGCGACAATCGAGTTGGGTTTCCTCTCCCTGCTGAACTTGTTAGTACTAGTAGCACTAGGATCTCCATTTTCTGCCGTTGTCCTTGGCCTATTGGCGCTTCCAGCTGATGTACCTGCAGCCTTCTGATGTGAAGTTATTTCTCTTTTCTGCTTTGACATAGTACTCTTGGTTATACTTGATGTTGCTTTCCTGTTCGTTTTCACAGCCTCCTGGGAGAAACTCTGTGATTTAGTCACGTCCTTCTCCGGTGCCATCACAGTCTGCTTACTCATTTTCTCTGAACTTACAGATTCATTTGCGGAATGATCCGTACTATGATCGTCAGACTGATCGCTGTCCTGGATGGCCAACGGCATATCCAGCTCAATGCTTACAGCTCTCTCTGACAACTGTCCATCTCCACAGCTCGACAAATCATCCAGTAGGATGACGAGGCACTTCGCACTAGTTTGCTGGTTTCtagccacaacagtttcagatgcTTCATCTGATAACAACTGTACACATGGAGCGCTTTCAGGAAGATCAGGTACTCCTTTCAGTGGTGGATTCTGCTTGGTAAGTACAGGTTTAGCAGGAGCAGCGCCATCTTTTACATGAGAAATCTTCAGCGTCTGACTCTTGTTTCTTGCTTTGTCTCCTTGTGGGATGACTACAGGCAGGTCATGCGTTCCATTCCTGGAGTTCGCGCGGTCCTGACGCCAGCCACGAACAGGCGAGCATTTCTTAGACTCGGAAGAATGATGAATATCAAGTTTGCAGTTGTCATGGCAAGAGCCAGTGGACGGTCTCTGGTAATGTGGAACTGGCTTCTCTTTCCTCCTGAGGTAGGGTGGCACACTGTTGCCATCTGTAATTGCAGTGGTATTTATCGGGAGATCTTGTTTCTTCAACTCAGCTGATGCAGGAGTTGAAGTCATAGCCTCTTTGATCACCTCCTCGGCCATTTAGAGGCAAGGATGCTGCAATTGCAGACACATACGTGAGCACATGAAAAAATCACTCAGCCTAGTTAATAAATTACAGAAAAATGTGAATCTGGGTGAATTGAGCAGTGTAATGTTTTTCAACGTCATGAAAAGTGaagaccacattccacaccaattTTATTAGCCGTCTCCGTCCTGTTTGTTTCTGACACTTGCTCAAGATCTGCATCACCTAGTAGTAAAGAACTTATTCCAAGAATATGCATATATGGGTCCTTCATTTTCCCTCCAGCTCAACCAATTTTCACCAAACCCAACTATTTTAATGCTTTGTCTATTTTATGGAAGTCTTAACATACAAACATTTCCATATTATAACTCTTCAAACATCTTATATATAACACCTCTTTATATCAATCCTTCCTAGTAGGAGTACATTATAGTTAGTACTTTTGCCAGACAACTTTCCAATTAGTATAATCTTAGCCAATCAAGGAAAGCCCTACTTACCCCCCTTTGAACTCTTCCGCCTTTTGGATTTGCTGCAATCAGTTTCTTTACAGACATAGAACTAATCAATGATTACCCATTCCCAATCTACCAGCTACTGATAGTTACTGGCGTAGCCTAGTTGACATAAGTGTTAATCAATGTTTAATACAGCATTAGTACTACAGGGACATGCACAATAGTTCCAATGCGATTCTTTCATGAATAATTTATGCGGTACAACATATTTTTATTGGTAATCTAGTAGTACCATCAGCGAGATGGGTGTGCTAGCGTAGTTGACttgacaccacaaaagagtacagAGTTAATTCACTAGTAGCACAGGTTAAAGATGAAACAGGCCCCCTCCAAAGAATCAACGAACTGAGACGCAGTTAAACAGAACCATATCCCGATGATTAAAGATGGGCATCAACACtggaagaaaagaaagaaagaaagaaaaactgtAGAGCTGTTTCTTAATGGGAAACTTTCAAGAAGAACCTAGCTAGATTGGATCGTCCAGTCCACCACGAGATCGCAGCGAGGGAATTGGAATATCAGAATTAAGGCCTTACCTGCTGATCACCGACGTCCTGCTCCGGGAGCTTGATTGCAAGAACTCCACAGATGCGATGCTGGATCGGTCGGGGAGGCAGCTAGAGAAAACGCATGGACGGCCGGAGACCAATGCAGAGGAAGACAGGAGAGGAAAGCAGAGTTTGTTTCTGGAGTAGGTAGGTACCTCGTACTTCCGCCGCGTCGCCGCCAAACCGACGAACAGAACGGCTGCGTGCGGTACGGATGCGCCGATCGACCGGGGAATGATCCGCGAGCGAGGAGAGGGGGGTTGCCTCTGGCGCGTTGTGGGTAGAgagagaggtggagggagaaGCGCACGTGGCGTTGAAGGTGGGAAACAAACACAGTATAGATGCACGATGGACTAAGAGCATCTTCCAAATATGGGCCCGCCGATTCATGGGTCTCATTTGCTATCTTTCACATTCGTCGTTTTCAATATTTATATCTTTAAAATTATACAAACACATACAACGTTACATAAAAAATGATCATCACATACACTTCATCGGATCACCATTTCATTACTGGACAAAAAAAGCCTAGTTCGTCATAGCTCAACGACCTACAGTGCAAACTAATTAAAATATAAACACAAGGGCGAACGGCGAAGGAAATCATCATTTCCTCGCCGATCCCTTCCCCTTCCGGTCGTCCACACGGTTGTGCCCCTCCTTCATGTAGCCAGCAGGGTGCGGTGGAGCATCGTCGTGGGAGGAGCTGGAGGTGGAGTTGTCCGTCATGTCGAAGTCGAAGTTGCACCTCATGCCCGACAACGACGTGCTCCTTCGCTTGGCAGCCTGCCTTTGCCGCCACCTCTTTGTTTGCCTCGCAGTCCGACAACTCGATGACGAGTCGGAGCGCATCGGCATTCTTGCGACAGAGGCGACACACATCCGTCTACGCAGGCATGAGAGAGCAACGAAGGACCGACGCAAGGAGCGCATCCTCGGGGTCGATCGGCGCTTCCCCGCTCTTCAACCCCCGTTGCCGCTCGCATCGGGATGCACGCGCCTTGGACTCGAGCATCTTTGTGCGCCCGGCTCCGACACGGGCACGAGGACCCAGAGGTGACCAGGCACCGCTTCCGGAGCATAGGGTGGTGGAGGTGGGCGGCGTACCCGACCTAACAGAGCAGAGAGGCCGGAGCGGGAGCGGTCGGAGCTACGTGCCTGGCGGGAAGGGTCGGCGACATCGTCGGTGCTCCGTCAGTGGGCGACGAGCCCGGAGGAAGAAAAAACGTCGTCACCGGGGCCGCTTTGCTCCTGCAGCGACCAGCACAACACGATGTAGAGGGACATCTCCTCCACATCGATGTTCGATCCGTCGGAGCTACTTCCATTACCGACCATCGGATCGGAGGGAAGGGGAATGTAAGTGGAGTTGACGGAGACTGAAGTGACCGATGTCTAGGGTTTCCGGATCGGGGTATTTGTGGGGTCAGTTGTGGACTGGACTAACGTGTTGGGCGTGCCCGGACACGCTTGGGCAGCCTCATATCCGCCACATATTTGGACTggatatgagggtttcatacgtctccaacgtatttataacttttcaatgttccatgctattatattatcattctaggataatttTTGAAAGTATATTTactaattaatattatttttgagcaccaaTCAATTGACCCAGTACCCAGTAGCAGTTCTTGTTGTttgcgtgtttttggctttttaggtttatagtaccaaacaaagtccaattgtcaCGAAACttcttgatgattttttctagaccaaagcaAGACAAGGAGGCCTCGAGAGGAGTCCAGAAGCCTCACGGGGGAGGCACGAGcaacccaaaacactttttctgaCGCCGACAGTCTCTGTTCCATCGTGTGCCCATCTGAAGCCCTTTTTcgttgccctgtcggaggggggatcgatcatggagggcctctacatcatccttgttgatcacatggtgatgtgagagtagttcaccacaaacctacgggtccgtagttagtacctagatggctatctctctctctctctctctctctctagatcttcaatataatgatcatcacatcttcgctttgatctatccgatgtaattcttttttgcggtgcgtttgttgggatccgatgaattgggtGTTTatgttcatgataaatatttgagtcttctctgaattctaaatatgattctaTGTGCATGATCactatagcttcgtaaatctcaccgctctattgatttgctttgcccaagtagattgatctttcttcagtgagaggggtgcgttgtagtgggttcagtctaatggatttctatatcccagtgacaggaaGGGACAAAATACATCTTTGCAttattgccactaaggataaaatgatggggttagttCACATTACTTGAATTAtaatgttctccaagcattactctgttttacttaatactctagatgcatgtcggatagcggtcgatgggtcgaGTAATAgaaataggtgcaggaaggagtctgcctattttcttatggacatgatgcctatatacacatgatcattgttgtgaatatcacataactatgcccttttctatcaattgcccaatagtaatggttttacccaccgtatgcttgctttcatgagagatgccagtaggcaaaactatggccccgaggtctattcacttataagtttacaaacgctacaatTCCTCGGTGCCTTGATTtactttttgtttatttttcactttgcaacttccAACCACACTACGTACTTGCTTGCCAATAACGAGAGAAGGGGATTGACAATACTCTTgtctgtgttgggtgcaagtgtttgtttctcttgTGTGGAGTCGATGAAGACGTGGGTTTTTGTTACTCCTACTGGTTCgacaaaccttggttctctagtgACGTAAATACTTGCCTATATCgtgttgcatcacccgttcctcctCACAGagaacccaacgtagatcacaagtatcaggaaggatttatgGCATCGTTGTCGaggagtatcatcaacctactatcaaaTAACTTCacagaaattatcattcacttgttcttatttttatttgttgttatattttgcttgcttcataaaaaacaaaaaaacaaaaatatttatctttcctTGCCACTAGTTTACTCCTTTGCTCACATTACTTGCTAGTCTGCTTgtcctgcttgttactttgcttgctcggtcaccatgtctcaagatactactaagttgtgtgacttctcaaatactaataacaatgattttattagtactcctataccacccgccactagtgtggaggctTATGATATAAGTGctgcattgctaaatcttgtcatgaaagaacaattttcgggaagtccgaatgaggatcccgctgctcatcttataacctttgttgaactttgtgatgcaaaagaaaaagggaatgtataaggatattgtgaaattaaagttATTTCCTTTTCTTTACAATATAAAGCTAAATCCTGGTTCTCATCTTGACCATAGAATAGTATTGGAACCTGGGATAAATGTAAAGATGtttttattaccaagtattttcctcctgccaagatcatctcccttagaaatcaaataatgaattttaaacagcatgatcatgagcatgttgcacaagcttggtataggatgaaattgatgattataaattgccctactcatggttttaaacttgtggatgattatccaaaacttctatgctgGACTAACTTTGtagctagaaatcttctagattctgcctttggtggtaccttcatggaggtgaccttaggagagtCCACCAAACTTCTTTACAACATCATGatcaactactctcaatggctaccgaaagagctccaactagtaagaaggtaaactctgttgaggaaatTGCTACTTTAAGTGAAAAGGTTgacgctcttatgaatttggttgctaacaaAAATGCTCATGTTAATCCCAATGACATTTACTTGTCTACTTAACTGATAAAAATTATAATGCCATTGATTTGAATTTTATCTCACTAAACAattttaacaacaatgcttataggggtaatttcaatgctaggccatatcccagTAACACATCTAATGGTTATGGAAACTCTTATGGCAACTTCTATGGGAATCCATataccaataataataagttatcctcctatcttgagaacaccattaaataattcattagtTATAAGaaatcaatactatggtagaacaaAAGTTGcataagattgatgatttggctaggaacatggataggatcgctcttgatgtagaaactcttatagGTAATACTTTGCCACCAATGCATGagtttaatgagactattaaatcttTCAAAGTATCTATGAATGAAAGTAGGGAGAGGACCGCCAAGTTGGAAGCTActcgggaattcctagaaaaagctcttccacccgatTTTTAtcgaaatcatgatgaagatcttaaagtacttggtAGTTATCCCATTCAATCTTTGTTTATTTCTATAATATTAAATGGTAATGGGACTGAATATGAGTCAAATCTGTTTAGAGAGTGTCCcaattgcttggagggtgctaaactaaaaaaaagtgggtttggagaggtcaaaactttaactagtgatgtgcccactatcttggatcacaatgactttaattatgataatttatcTTTAGTAAAATGTATTTACTTGTTGCAAACCATTATTAGGTAACCCAATGCTTATgagcaaaataaagcttttactcaacatatagtagaagctatagtaaaagcctatgatgaaaaacttgagcTAGAAGTCTCGGTTCCTAGTAAGttgtatgatgaatgggaacccactattaaaattaagatcaaagaatatgaatgcaatgccttgtgtgatctaggttctagtgtttcaactatacctaaatccttatgtgatgtgcttggtcttactaaTATTCATGAGTGTTTCCTTAATCTACATCTTGCggactctactatcaagaaaccgttggggagaataaatgatgttctcataattgttaatagaaattatgtgcatgtatattttattgttcttgatattgattgcaatccatcaTGTTCAATAATACTTGGGAGACCttttctacgaactataggtgcataaattgatatgaaagagggaaacatacggttccaattcccattgaagaaagggatggaacacttccctggaaagagaatcaaaccaccttatgaatctattatggggTATACTTGTGGGTGGAGTGTcaaatatgacaacacttgatcatatgcatcttgcctagctaggggcataaaacaataacgctagttgggaggcaacacaatagttatctttatatttttgtttttacttTAAGTTTGTGTATCATAACATGATTGTTGCCTCTATAATAATTGTTAattttgtgtttaaattagtgtttgtgcca
This region includes:
- the LOC123398865 gene encoding uncharacterized protein LOC123398865 yields the protein MAEEVIKEAMTSTPASAELKKQDLPINTTAITDGNSVPPYLRRKEKPVPHYQRPSTGSCHDNCKLDIHHSSESKKCSPVRGWRQDRANSRNGTHDLPVVIPQGDKARNKSQTLKISHVKDGAAPAKPVLTKQNPPLKGVPDLPESAPCVQLLSDEASETVVARNQQTSAKCLVILLDDLSSCGDGQLSERAVSIELDMPLAIQDSDQSDDHSTDHSANESVSSEKMSKQTVMAPEKDVTKSQSFSQEAVKTNRKATSSITKSTMSKQKREITSHQKAAGTSAGSANRPRTTAENGDPSATSTNKFSRERKPNSIVASTLPRVKKVKAPSPASVMDSSAKPATNKHAPSPSPPSGKQNERKITLNNVVRNAQLRQNKGEEKVTLSPLKLSRSTMRAVRKETCASPVKIKKVYAIESSSECKDKISKTALQKIRKPDVSNKERQSRKEHEAIAKHESAGRPKIASTPSGVIMKSPRMLKFHRGKVLNLGSNSDNSTPRRVQFRPADATAEGNRSKYPARRRTTKNNEGKASAASKDSGASRAEVVVLRRQDANDKKKSEPRLFNNVIKETASRLVEARKSKVKALVGAFETVISLQGKKQGRPSIS